tccaacagcaaccacaaaaacaacgacagcaacaacaacggcaacagcaacaacaaccacaaatgcaaatgtcaagcataaacatttgaatttatcaactgtaactgtaactgcaaTGACAcaaataacacacacacaacaatagAATCATACTTAATGCACAATTGGCacaattgcataatttatCATTCAGCCTCAAATTCGTGTTTTGATTTTCTGATtgaattattgattttaattttctctcttttctgTCTTCATTtccccaacagcaacagtttggTTTCAATAACCCTACACGTTGTAACTTGATTTCTTCGTTGCATTTATTCTTCCATAATTCCTCacataattgtttataatttcgatttgtttattaatcatttttaaataactttgttTACCTTTTCAGACAATATTTGGGCATTTTGTAGAGAAATGCAAAGCACTACGGGCAGTGCTGCCAGCTTTTTAGTGGTTGGTTCCACCAAAaagtttccgatctggcaagtCATACCATTTTAGCTAAATAGCAAAAAATAGTAGAATTTCTAagaacaaacttttttttaagttttcttaatattgaagCTAGaacttttattaacttttgcattgtttttgttagaattatctcgattttttgtatatattttttagaattcaatttgtaatttcattCCCCGAGGGGTTTTGAACTTAAAacctatttaaaaatgatcacctaaattttatctaaattcgaatttttaaatttcttttaaaacttaagtttaTTGCTAagttattgataaataaaaagtttacatTTGAATTGCGCGCCGTTAAAATAGCCAAGCCTGGCTTTTTtcagaaaaacttaaaaattgctattagctgaaaatctggctattttaaatatatttttagttttttgccGGTGCTAAAGAAGTTGACTAGTATTTTATTCGGATGCTTTCCAGTCAGAAACAGCTTTTAATCCTCTGataaagttggcaacagtgacaGGAAGTGGAGCCCCATAACAGCTGCTGTTAAGGGTGCATGGCACAGTCTATCGGCCGACCGCCACAATCTGTCATTCGTGGAGTAATCAGATACTTTTTAAgaaccaaaaatttaaaaagtccTGCTAAACCTGCCAGCTCAACTGCCAACTTTTaggcaaaaagaattttttaaataaatcgacaactttttttactttaacttCCATTCGTTTTCAATATGACTTTAATTCAACTCCAACGATAAAGTGGACATTTCAATAAagaacattttcaatattaattatattaatggTGTCCCTGCTTCTCAGCCTCGATCTGCTCCTTGGACTTGTATCCAACCTGTTCCTCGGGAGTGTGGGGCCAGAAAGTGGGCTTGTTGATGGGATCCAAAGCTGCGTCGGGGAATGCATCACGATAATCCTCCATGGTCATTTGCTCATATGGCATCAATGATTTCAAATGTCCAATTTCCCTCTCGTAATTCTTAATGCGCTCCTCCGATGCCTTCTTGTATGAGGAAATGTCGCTCTTGGACTGCTCAATTTCAGTGTCCACCTGAGACGAGTAAGTATCCTTGGGATAGGGCACCGACAGGGCGTCGTATTGCTTCTGGAAGCTATCGACCAGTCCAGCAACGGGCACCAAGTTCTTGTAGTGCGCCCAGTTGATTTTTGGTGGACTCTCTGGATTGGCCATCACGGCGCGCACATAAATGTCCGCCTTGGTCTTGAAGGCGCCAAAGCTGCTCTTCTGATTGGCGGGCACACGCTCGGCCAGAGCGGTCCAGTTAATTGAAGACTGCGCGATGCGTTTGGCGGCCATTAtactataaaaacaacaacaaacagcaattagaaaaatcatttattcaaatttcattcGCGCGCCTAAAAATATGACTTTCTAAAAAAGTCCTTTTTCTACCAACCAAGCCTGCCAGCTTGTTTTTGGTATGACATGCTATTTAAACAAGTTGGTAGCACAATTCCccaataaaagtgaaaaagagGACATATTAAAGggataaatattgtattatcGCTGgttattcaatttcaatcgTTTTGTATCCGTTTCAGTTATTCAATTCAAGCATTACTTAATTCTATTCACATTTTGCTACTTTTATACACATTGAAAATTCTTTGGCCTGCCAATAATTATGTAATTTGTTGCCGCAACAGAAAAACGCACTGCAAAACTCATGCTTCAACTAAACAAATTTGGCAAGCTAACATTATTTCTGTTGCGCGCATGTATTTGCTTGAATTATCTTGTAATTTtatgattgatttttttaaatttttataatttatttttacatacgTTTTTCACACGACTTACTTGAACAATGTATATCAgcgttgccaactttttagttACTGACAGCGTTGCCAGCTTTTTAGTTATTGTCAGCGTTGCCAATTTttgagagaaaaaaatagctaagtgGCAGTAAGGATAGTTGTCGAATCTGGGTGTACATCCGAATCGAATACTTCTAATCGATATGGGTTCGGTATTTTGTCATACGGTCACACTGTCAGCACATAtgtgcatttgtttttaatttgctgtgtaaaatatatagatttagCAATTTTGAGgaattcttgaattaaaatgcttaaagtGATACCTTTTGGACTGCAACAGGTCCGCGCCCTTTCGTCGGCAACAGCATCCGTGACGCGTTTACATCGATCTGTGTATTGCCGCAATTAtccaactgttgttgttcatcCAGATGGATCCACAACTACTATTCGGTATCATGAACCACGTAAAATAATCAAGGTAATTACATAAgctaaatattctttaataaCTAATTGAGCTGCATATTTCATTTAGCTGCCACTGGATTTGAGCACATTGTCCGACGTGGAACGCAAGGCGCGTTTGGAGGCTAGAAAGCCGCGCAAGAAGGTCAAGATTATGGAGGAAGTGGAGGATAACTTTAATGCCAAAAAGTACATGAAGTAcattaagaaaaaatagagtcatttgttatttataataaataaaaacattgtaCATTTGTTATATAAGTCTGGCAGCACTATGCGATTGGCTTGCGTATTCATTTAATGAATTCCGATAAAAATACTAGaatatatatcgataaatattttttgagataatttTTTTGCGTGATAATTTTTTCTGACGATAGTTCAATATCGATATAATTATGCGATATTTTTTGCCGgtgaatgtaaattttaggtaatactaattttatttacagaaatatctaacaacaaattaaaaaattctagctttgAAATAAGGAAATTGTCTAAAAAGggtataacatttttaagttaCCATTTTTGGCATTATACCCAAAGTGGTacatgctgccagatcggaaaatgtAGCAGGCTGGCAGCCTTTGGACAGGGTGGCAGCTTTTGGGCTCAAACAGTGGCAAAATGACAGAAACGATTCTGTCTTCGTTAGCTTCGCGTCGTGAATATTTTGCAAACGGTTTTACGCGAgtgcaaacataaatatatgaaatgcTCGTAAGCTGCAAATAAGACTTTATCcttaaataaagcaaagttGCAATAATTACCGGTACATAAACTAAAGCAAAGTTGTACGAAGTACAAAAGAAAAAGccacaaacaaattttgaatggGCAGCGTctaataaaatgcatatacatacatacgtgtgtat
The genomic region above belongs to Drosophila innubila isolate TH190305 chromosome 3R unlocalized genomic scaffold, UK_Dinn_1.0 2_E_3R, whole genome shotgun sequence and contains:
- the LOC117790189 gene encoding ATP synthase subunit d, mitochondrial produces the protein MAAKRIAQSSINWTALAERVPANQKSSFGAFKTKADIYVRAVMANPESPPKINWAHYKNLVPVAGLVDSFQKQYDALSVPYPKDTYSSQVDTEIEQSKSDISSYKKASEERIKNYEREIGHLKSLMPYEQMTMEDYRDAFPDAALDPINKPTFWPHTPEEQVGYKSKEQIEAEKQGHH
- the LOC117790190 gene encoding 39S ribosomal protein L55, mitochondrial; amino-acid sequence: MLKVIPFGLQQVRALSSATASVTRLHRSVYCRNYPTVVVHPDGSTTTIRYHEPRKIIKLPLDLSTLSDVERKARLEARKPRKKVKIMEEVEDNFNAKKYMKYIKKK